From one Notolabrus celidotus isolate fNotCel1 chromosome 2, fNotCel1.pri, whole genome shotgun sequence genomic stretch:
- the mettl13 gene encoding eEF1A lysine and N-terminal methyltransferase, which yields MSLLPRSAEEFSSAEYWEKFFKKRGERAFEWYGDYNSLCGVLHRYIKVPDQVLVVGCGNSELSEQLYDVGYKHLTNIDISETVVTHMNQRNAERRPGLTFQQVDATQTPYEEGSFQACLDKGTLDAMASEEEGALARSMLSEVGRVLSVGGRYVCVTLAQESVIRLAVEHFVQLGWAVRLHCLQQEPGEEEDSFALPVFVLVCTKFRQPMPSPILEMCLGEDGAPSRLSQVAELLSAVREHQAYSVLRKRLRTGTDASANLSLTLCHVKTGLPRYTLAVQDCPPGAKLPRSNLFAIFIVPQGSETAWLYSSSEGRKQLAASANFRRLVIVAMHRNQEYTDMQAVQSELSPMVMDLAPPGMPANQQVPFLSVGGDLGWREEVSRGLSELSGEYCVENVRGEDGELYRRLVFLSNAALVQSESRLVSTNTASSHKKKHKRKVKPTAAPKCSSSLSVDSGFLCCAHHEVMVAGLAMLRVGTPQNKDVPLSVLLVGLGGGGLPQFLRDFVPHVSVEVVELDPVVLDVAKEWFGFKPDDRLTVTLGDGLERITALQEEGARLFDVVMFDVDNKDSSLGMSCPPAAFVETSVLQKVCSLLTPRGMFTLNLVCRDCALRKSVLERVSAVFPTVFSRRIDGEVNEVLLCSPGKSESDAAGVLPSLRQAGESLQAALRAGTSRTPHIDVTELLKDLKIE from the exons GTCTTGGTGGTGGGTTGTGGGAACTCTGAGCTGAGTGAGCAGCTCTACGATGTCGGCTACAAACACCTGACCAACATCGACATCAGCGAGACTGTAGTGACGCACATGAACCAAAGGAATGCAGAGCGACGGCCCGGCCTCACCTTCCAGCAGGTGGATGCTACGCAGACTCCATACGAGGAGGGAAGCTTCCAGGCATGTCTGGATAAAGGCACGCTGGATGCCATGGCgtctgaggaggagggagcGCTGGCCAGGAGCATGCTCTCTGAG GTGGGCCGTGTGCTGAGTGTGGGCGGGCGGTACGTCTGTGTGACGCTGGCTCAGGAGAGCGTGATCCGGCTGGCTGTGGAGCACTTTGTTCAGCTGGGCTGGGCCGTCAGGctgcactgtctgcagcaggaaCCTGGGGAGGAAGAGGACTCCTTCGCTCTGCCGGTCTTTGTTCTGGTCTGCACCAAGTTCAGGCAGCCGATGCCCTCGCCCATCCTGGAGATGTGTTTAGGTGAAGACGGAGCTCCCTCTCGTCTCTCACAGGTAGCGGAGCTGCTGTCGGCTGTGAGAGAGCATCAGGCGTACTCCGTCCTGAGGAAGAGGCTCCGCACAGGCACAGACGCCAGCGCCaacctctctctcacactctgccACGTAAAGACCGGCCTCCCCAGGTACACCCTTGCCGTGCAGGACTGTCCACCCGGGGCCAAGCTGCCCAGATCAAACCTGTTTGCTATATTTATCG TGCCTCAGGGCAGTGAGACCGCCTGGCTCTACAGCTCCTCTGAGGGCAGGAAGCAGCTGGCAGCCAGCGCTAATTTCAGACGCCTGGTGATTGTGGCAATGCACCGGAATCAGGAGTACACAGACATGCAGGCGGTTCAGTCCGAGCTGTCCCCCATGGTGATGGACCTGGCCCCGCCGGGCATGCCAGCCAACCAGCAG GTGCCATTTCTGTCCGTTGGAGGCGACCTAGGCTGGAGGGAGGAGGTCAGCAGGGGGCTGAGCGAGCTGAGCGGGGAGTACTGTGTGGAAAACGTCAGAGGAGAAGACGGAGAGCTGTACCGGAGACTGGTGTTCCTCTCCAACGCTGCCCTCGTCCAATCAGAGAGCCGCCTGGTCTCTACAAACACGG CATCGAGTcacaagaagaaacacaagaggaaAGTGAAGCCAACAGCTGCTCCTAAATGTTCCTCATCTCTGTCCGTGGACAGCGGCTTCCTCTGCTGCGCTCATCACGAGGTCATGGTGGCCGGCCTCGCCATGCTCAGGGTGGGAACGCCGCAGAACAAAG ACGTCCCTCTGTCCGTGCTGCTGGTGGGGCTGGGCGGAGGCGGCCTGCCTCAGTTCCTGCGGGACTTTGTGCCGCATGTttctgtggaggtggtggagctGGACCCCGTCGTGTTGGATGTGGCGAAGGAGTGGTTCGGGTTCAAGCCTGATGATCGCTTGACAGTCACTCTCGGGGACGGCCTTGAACGCATCACGGCCCTGCAGGAAGAAG gcGCTCGTCTGTTTGACGTCGTCATGTTCGATGTGGATAACAAAGACAGCTCCTTGGGGATGAGCTGTCCTCCTGCTGCCTTCGTGGAAACTTCTGTTCTGCAGAAAGTCTGCTCGCTGCTGACGCCTAGAG GTATGTTCACGCTGAACCTGGTGTGTCGGGACTGTGCTCTGAGGAAGAGCGTGTTGGAGCGTGTGAGCGCCGTGTTTCCCACCGTCTTCTCCAGAAGAATTGACGGTGAGGTAAACGAGGTCCTGCTGTGCTCTCCTGGAAAGAGTGAGTCTGACGCTGCTGGCGTGCTTCCGTCCCTGAGGCAGGCGGGGGAGAGTCTGCAGGCTGCCCTGAGGGCCGGGACCAGCAGGACGCCCCACATAGACGTTACAGAGCTGCTGAAGGACCTGAAAATAGAGTGA